In Vanessa atalanta chromosome W, ilVanAtal1.2, whole genome shotgun sequence, a genomic segment contains:
- the LOC125075581 gene encoding putative nuclease HARBI1 yields the protein MDIFENDDVLHTFREDIEDIRNFRNGIGRNRKRKVYNTRANPMEELSEEDFKKRYRFSKENMEKIINILRNDLSMDNRGGSISVELQVMAVIRYWGRHEIQEDCAELHGMSQQTLSKMCKRVAIALASKSSIYIKMPLNLREETETITKFQSICGFPHIIGAIDCTHIKIRKVSGDAGQYYVNRKGHYSINTQVVCNADLKICDIVCHWRGSTHDARIWRESSIKRRFQDNEFKGKLIGDSGYSCTPHLLTPVLRPRTESEQQYNYSHIRTRNVIERCFGVLKQRFRILLEVMRGSYSTIKTTIVACAVLHNLAIEFKELLDYGMP from the exons atggatatttttgaaaatgatgATGTGTTGCACACATTCCGAGAAGACATAGAAGATATAAGGAATTTCAGGAACGGTATAGGGAGAAATAGGAAACGAAAAGTGTACAATACAAGAGCGAATCCAATGGAAGAATTGAGTGAAGAAGACTTTAAAAAACGCTACAGATTCAGCAAAGAAAATAtggaaaaaattattaatattttgagaaATGATTTATCCATGGATAACCGGGGTGGCAGTATATCTGTGGAGTTGCAAGTAATGGCAGTTATCAGATACTGGGGCCGACACGAG aTTCAAGAAGACTGTGCCGAACTCCATGGTATGAGCCAGCAGACATTATCAAAAATGTGTAAAAGAGTTGCTATAGCATTGGCTTCAAAAAGTTCCATTTATATCAAAATGCCTTTAAATTTAAGAGAAGAGACAGAAACCATTACAAAATTTCAATCGATTTGTGGATTTCCACATATTATTGGAGCAATAGATTGCactcatattaaaataagaaaagtttCAGGAGATGCTGGTCAGTACTATGTGAACCGGAAAGGTCACTATTCAATAAACACTCAA GTTGTCTGCAATGCAGATTTAAAGATTTGCGATATTGTTTGCCACTGGAGAGGCAGCACTCATGATGCAAGAATCTGGCGTGAGAGTTCCATAAAAAGGAGATTCCAAGATAATGAATTTAAGGGAAAACTCATAGGAGACAGTGGTTACTCTTGTACTCCTCACTTACTCACCCCAGTTTTAAGGCCAAGAACTGAATCAGAACAGCAATACAACTATAGCCACATTCGCACAAGAAATGTTATAGAAAGATGTTTTGGTGTGTTAAAACAACGATTTCGAATACTTCTTGAAGTTATGAGAGGATCTTACAGTACAATCAAAACTACAATTGTAGCATGTGCAGTATTGCATAATTTAGCAATAGAATTTAAAGAGTTGTTAGATTATGGTAtgccataa
- the LOC125075697 gene encoding uncharacterized protein LOC125075697 codes for MEHQIETKPTKKRARSSNWDEEEKRLLRQLIIEKIYIIEKKDCSTNTHAQKKAAWQEILSSFNSLNNKQRDLTQLITQWRNTKGQVKSRKSEYRRARLMTGGGPPPPSPPPEDLEIIQSIPNEFVVDSNAFDSDSAFMKTIKQSHTAEIKNIHQPELEVPPILSSVNVILDSEKSIELVNPEAEIQITPLASTSETVLRNKNNIKRKLYKPSKKQTKMDDYEHQLFLLTKKSKGKQRATRGRNT; via the exons atggaaCATCAAATAGAAACGAAGCCCACTAAGAAAAGGGCCCGCTCTTCGAACTGGGACGAAGAAGAAAag AGACTATTAAGACaacttataattgaaaaaatttatattatagagaAGAAAGACTGCTCTACAAATACGCATGCACAAAAGAAAGCGGCTTGGCAAGAGATACTGTCtag TTTTAACAGTCTGAACAATAAACAACGAGACCTGACTCAGTTGATAACCCAGTGGCGAAATACAAAAGGTCAAGTAAAAAGTAGGAAGTCGGAATATCGACGCGCTAGGCTGATGACAGGAGGAGGGCCTCCACCACCAAGCCCCCCACCTGAAGACCTTGAAATCATTCAGTCTATACCAAATGAGTTTGTGGTGGACAGCAATGCATTTGACAGCGACAGTGcatttatgaaaacaataaaacag tCGCACACagctgaaattaaaaacatacatcaGCCAGAATTAGAAGTGCCACCAATACTATCctcagttaatgttattttagatTCTGAGAAATCAATTGAG TTAGTAAATCCTGAAGCAGAAATACAAATCACACCACTCGCTTCAACATCAGAAACTGTTctgagaaataaaaacaatataaaaaggaaACTTTATAAACCctcaaaaaaacaaactaaaatg GATGATTATGAacaccaattatttttattaacaaaaaaaagcaaAGGAAAACAAAGAGCTACAAGAGgaagaaatacataa